In Miscanthus floridulus cultivar M001 chromosome 5, ASM1932011v1, whole genome shotgun sequence, one genomic interval encodes:
- the LOC136454429 gene encoding uncharacterized protein, which yields MAATYTRCIHHGESADTVVVENLEQEVEGSDHDFGIHVDVADDDYDEDHEVPEMIGDLYAAAEANGEQPRFARVLEDAKKSLSSGSSHSKFSFLVRMLYIKSHYRIGNTAFSTILKLLSSGYPQSELPKSYDEAKKYLGELGLGFENIHVCKNNCVLFRKRYYKENVCPVCKASRWQDETGNKRVPHKVLRHFPLLPRLKRIFASKRTSEETQWHKKTRTPVDNVMSHPADGEAWKEFDMREPTFADDSRNLRLALATDGFNPFGNMSPKSPGKDFDLFLEPLIEELLDLWKGVSTYDACTGQKFNLRATHGNSVTAPPAPYVLGKDQKIEFCKFLKGIKFPDGYAANLARYISEDGSKEQGKLKTHSCHILLQRIIPTGLRGLVRKDVYEAVAELGTFFRELCSRNVRIDVVKWLKEEIPLILCKLEKIFPPAFFDVMVHLAVHLPDEALLRGPIQYGWMYPIERRLGTLKNFVRNRARPEGSIAEAYMASDTLTFGSRYMEDIDNRFNHDDGSDGEMPLPDDISVFKHGVTLVGSTRSQYIDDVDLNKLVCLYRDDLEQQGALDVDKMVEQGFAKWFRCHIENKCKENLESVSEGLWALSCGPDLRVKTCVACKVNGVRYSTVDHENFLLTQNSGVMTEGSHDGNNIDFYGVLKESLWYKTDPFILATQSKKIFYLQDTSLVQAGADNEVTHNIQGGEASIIEGNLQDLISSKKQPIIHEDSEDEEEDETVLQYCSDGGNDNNDDMSLDDEDDDF from the exons ATGGCAGCTACATACACCAGGTGCATTCATCATGGGGAGTCGGCAGATACTGTAGTAGTTGAAAATTTAGAGCAGGAGGTTGAAGGAAGTGATCATGACTTTGGGATACATGTGGATGTGGccgatgatgattatgatgaggatCACGAAGTACCAGAGATGATAGGAGATCTGTATGCTGCGGCAGAGGCTAATGGAGAACAACCAAGGTTTGCAAGAGTCCTTGAAGATGCGAAGAAGTCACTTAGCTCGGGATCTAGCCAttcaaaattctcttttctagTGAGGATGTTGTATATCAAGTCTCATTATCGAATTGGCAATACAGCATTTTCCACAATTCTGAAGTTGTTGTCATCAGGATACCCTCAGAGTGAGTTGCCAAAATCATATGATGAGGCCAAGAAATATCTTGGAGAACTGGGCCTTGGTTTCGAAAAcatccatgtgtgcaagaacaactGTGTGTTGTTTCGGAAGAGGTATTATAAAGAGAATgtgtgcccagtatgcaaggcgtcTAGATGGCAAGATGAAACTGGGAACAAGCGGGTTCCACACAAGGTATTGAGACATTTTCCACTTTTGCCAAGGTTGAAAAGAATTTTTGCTTCAAAGCGCACTTCTGAGGAAACACAATGGCACAAGAAAACGAGGACACCAGTCGATAATGTAATGAGCCATCCAGCTGATGGAGAAGCATGGAAGGAGTTCGACATGAGGGAACCAACCTTTGCAGATGATTCGAGGAACCTGAGGCTTGCCTTAGCTACCGATggattcaatccatttggcaacatGA GTCCAAAATctccaggaaaggattttgaTTTGTTCCTTGAGCCCCTAATTGAAGAACTGCTCGATCTATGGAAGGGTGTCAGTACCTACGATGCATGTACTGGTCAGAAGTTTAACCTTCGTGCTACC CATGGCAACTCAGtcactgctccacctgctccgtatGTCTTGGGGAAGGATCAGAAAATTGAGTTCTGCAAGTTTCTCAAAGGTATCAAGTTTCCTGATGGATATGCGGCTAACctagcaagatacataagtgaAGATGGTTCGAAGGAGCAGGGAAAGCTGAAAACACATTCTTGCCACATACTCCTACAAAGAATCATACCTACTGGCCTAAGAGGACTGGTGAGGAAGGATGTATATGAAGCAGTTGCAGAGCTCGGGACCTTCTTCAGGGAACTATGCAGTAGAAATGTAAGGATTGATGTTGTCAAATGGCTAAAAGAAGAAATTCCATTGATCCtatgcaagcttgagaaaatCTTTCCACCTGCCTTCTTTGATGTCATGGTGCACTTGGCTGTCCATCTTCCTGATGAGGCACTGCTAAGAGGACCTATTCAGTAcggatggatgtacccaatagaaaGGCGGCTAGGCACTTTGAAGAATTTTGTAAGGAACAGGGCTAGGCCAGAAGGATCAATTGCTGAGGCATATATGGCAAGTGACACCTTGACTTTTGGTTCTAGGTATATGGAGGATATTGACAATAGATTTAACCATGATGATGGTAGTGATGGAGAGATGCCATTGCCTGATGACATCTCTGTTTTTAAGCATGGTGTTACTCTTGTTGGATCTACTAGGAGCCAGTACATTGATGATGTTGACCTCAATAAGTTAGTTTG CTTGTACAGGGACGATCTTGAGCAGCAAGGTGCACTTGATGTTGATAAAATGGTTGAACAAGGATTTGCAAAGTGGTTTAGGTGCCAT ATTGAGAACAAATGCAAGGAGAATCTAGAATCGGTTAGCGAAGGATTGTGGGCACTGTCATGTGGCCCAGATCTGCGAGTTAAGACTTGTGTAGCTTGCAAGGTTAATGGAGTGCGGTATAGCACTGTGGATCATGAGAATTTCCTTCTGACACAAAATAGTGGTGTAATGACTGAAGGTTCACATGATGGGAACAACATAGATTTTTATGGAGTCCTTAAAGAG TCATTATGGTACAAGACTGATCCTTTCATCTTAGCAACTCAATCAAAAAAGATATTTTACCTACAAGACACATCTTTAG TGCAAGCAGGGGCTGATAATGAGGTTACGCACAATATTCAAGGTGGAGAAGCCAGTATAATTGAAGGAAATTTACAAGACCTTATAAGCAGCAAGAAGCAACCTATTATTCATGAAGAtagtgaggatgaggaggaagatgagacaGTACTGCAGTACTGTAGTGATGGTGGCAATGATAACAATGATGACATGTCCCtagacgatgaagatgatgatttcTAG